A genomic stretch from Aedes albopictus strain Foshan chromosome 2, AalbF5, whole genome shotgun sequence includes:
- the LOC109411292 gene encoding COP9 signalosome complex subunit 8, translated as MFFEKIRQLTLLLEKQELEAPNGIVSVQLYSELFAAYLYQNDLSNARYLWKRIPPSVKAGHAELEQMYKVFQCQWNNDTAGFYKAINYDWSKHVSELMFELKEKMQQETVNLIGRAYSSIFENVLAEMTNQTPDMIDEMCKNLNWEIVEGPRPRLILPKHPPTDKPLVVTAEDQLQKLTDFVSFLEN; from the exons ATGTTTTTCGAAAAGATTCGACAGCTCACACTTTTGCTGGAGAAGCAGGAATTGGAG GCTCCGAATGGCATCGTTTCGGTTCAGCTGTACTCGGAACTGTTCGCGGCTTACCTCTATCAGAACGACCT ATCTAATGCCCGGTACCTCTGGAAACGGATTCCGCCGAGTGTGAAAGCTGGCCACGCCGAACTGGAGCAGATGTACAAAGTGTTCCAGTGCCAGTGGAACAACGACACGGCCGGGTTCTACAAGGCCATCAACTACGACTGGTCCAAGCATGTGTCCGAGCTGATGTTCGAATTGAAGGAGAAAATGCAGCAAGAAACCGTAAACCTGATCGGCCGGGCTTACAGTTCGATTTTTGAGAACGTCCTCGCCGAAATGACTAACCAAACGCCGGACATGATCGACGAGATGTGCAAGAATCTGAACTGGGAGATTGTCGAAGGTCCACGCCCACGGTTGATTCTGCCCAAACATCCACCGACGGATAAACCCTTGGTGGTTACCGCAGAAGACCAGCTGCAAAAGTTGACAgattttgtgtcgtttttggaaaattga